One Nocardia sp. BMG111209 DNA segment encodes these proteins:
- a CDS encoding sulfotransferase translates to MTVHRLVPAPIFVLSPPRSGSTLLRSILDSHSRLHAPHELHLTLLTVQERSWEASEFAEQYASISLGELGMSLTDIEHLLWDRMLHHELIRSGKDLIVNKTTNSVMNWRRISQCWPDARYVFLFRHPAHIAESLGRAWSHRTDIDPVQRTMTFVAAMTEARAELPGHDVRYEDLTARPEPTVRALCDFLGVAWEPGMLEYGRFDHGSYVRGIGDWSDTIRSGVIQPHRPIPSGTAVPGALLPACRAWGYLGNVSPGSVPPDSDPRQQPGGRLGVSTR, encoded by the coding sequence GTGACCGTGCACCGCCTGGTCCCCGCGCCGATCTTCGTGCTGTCCCCGCCCCGATCCGGTTCGACGCTGCTGCGGTCGATTCTGGACAGTCATTCCCGGCTGCACGCACCCCACGAACTGCACCTGACCCTGCTCACCGTCCAGGAGCGGAGTTGGGAGGCGAGCGAGTTCGCCGAGCAGTACGCGAGCATATCGCTCGGTGAACTCGGCATGAGCCTCACCGATATCGAACACCTGCTGTGGGACCGCATGCTGCACCACGAATTGATTCGCAGCGGTAAAGACCTGATCGTCAACAAGACCACGAACAGCGTCATGAACTGGCGGCGCATCTCGCAATGCTGGCCGGATGCCCGCTACGTCTTCCTGTTCCGGCATCCGGCGCATATCGCGGAATCGCTGGGCCGGGCATGGTCGCACCGCACGGATATCGACCCGGTGCAGCGGACGATGACGTTCGTCGCGGCGATGACCGAGGCGCGCGCCGAATTGCCCGGTCACGATGTCCGGTACGAGGATCTGACCGCGCGGCCCGAGCCGACGGTCCGGGCCCTGTGCGACTTTCTGGGCGTGGCGTGGGAACCCGGCATGCTCGAATACGGCCGGTTCGACCACGGTTCCTACGTCCGCGGCATCGGTGACTGGAGCGACACCATCCGCTCCGGAGTCATCCAGCCGCACCGGCCGATACCCAGCGGTACGGCCGTTCCCGGCGCGTTGCTGCCCGCGTGCCGCGCGTGGGGTTACCTCGGGAATGTGAGTCCTGGATCCGTTCCGCCGGACAGCGATCCCCGGCAACAGCCCGGGGGCCGCCTCGGCGTGTCGACCCGGTGA